In the Arachis stenosperma cultivar V10309 chromosome 8, arast.V10309.gnm1.PFL2, whole genome shotgun sequence genome, caccttcgcggTTGAGGCCGGAAAGTTTTTgggatttatgctaacacaaaagGGGATTGAAGCCAATCCCGACAAATGTAAAGTagtcctagaaatgaaaagtccgacttgcTTAAGGGAGGTCTAGCAGCTGAATGGCTGACTTGTCGCCCTCTCCAggttcttggcaggatcagcattAAGATCCCTACCACTCTTCTCcctactaagaaaaggatgccAGTTCGAATGAACTCCTGAGTGCAAAGAAGCATTCCGGGagtttaaaatgtttttaaccCAACTTCCCATTCTGACCCGACCTGCAGTTGGGAAGAACTCGTCCTGTATTTGTCCGTAACAGACAAAGTTGTAGCATCAGCTCTAATACGGAAAAACGAGGTCGGGCAGCATCCCATATACTTCACCAGTAAAGTTTTACAAGGCCCTGAATTAAGGTATCAAAAACTGGAGAAATTTGCATATGCCTTAATAGTATCCTCTCGAAGACTACGgccttactttcaagctcacacaatAAAAGTTCGAACAAACCAGCCATGAAGCAAATTCTCCAGAAAATGAATATTGCGGGTAAAATGGTTCAATAGGCCGTAGAGCTATTAGAGTTCGACCTTAAGTATGAAACTCGGATGGCAATCAAAGCCCAATTCCTCACCGATTTCGTGGCAGAATACACAAGAGATCAAGAGGAAGCTTCTACGGCATGGGAACTATATGTAGATGAGTCctcaaataaaatcaaaagcGGTGTAGGCATAATACTAGTCAACCAAGAGGGAACACAAATAGAAGTCTCCCCCAAGTTTGAATTCCCAGCTTctaacaatcaggcagaatatgaagccttgattgcaggATTAAAACTGGCCAAAGAAGTCGGCACAACGAAAGTAGTCGTGTTCAGCGACTCTCAGGTGGGACCTCACAAATAAATGGAGAGTATCAGGCTAAAGATCccaatatgaagaggtacttggacaaaaccttGGAGTATCTCAGGTGTTTTACAGAAATCGAagtcaaacacataactcgggatctcaACAGCAGAGCAGACACCCTTTCCAAGCTAGCAAGTACCAAAATAGGGGAAATaatagaagcctgatccaagaaactctccaaAAACCCTCTGTTGCAAAAGAAGAGGCTAAGCAAGATGTCCTTGAAGTCTCCGGATTGGACCTCGGGTGGATGAACCAACTAATCGGatatataaaattcaatatcctacccaaagaggaaaaaaagGCCAAGAAAATTCGGAGGAAAGCATAAAACTACACTTTGGTGAAAAATATCCTCTACAAAaaggggatatcaacaccattattgaagTGTGTCCCGACTTTAAAGACAACGGATGTGCTCGAGGAGATCCACAATGGTATCTGCGGgaatcatctcggagcaagcTCCCTGGCTAGGAAAGTCATCCGAGctgggttctactggccgactttgcagaaagatgccaccgAGTTCGTGAAGAAGTGTCAGTCATGCCAAATGCATGCAAACTTCCACGTCACTCCTCCCGAGGAGCTCATCAGCATaacttctccatggccttttACAAAATGGGGGATTGGAACTGTTGGGACCCTTTTCCCAAGCGCTTGGACAAGTAAAATATCTAATAGTAGAAGTAGACTACTTCACGAAGTGGATTGAAGCAGAAtcattggccaccatcaccgcccagagaagtcaaaaatttctatacaagaacatcatcacaaggtatggGGTACCCCACTCCATCACCACTGATAATGGCACTCAGTTCACCGACTCTACCTTCAGAAACCTGGTAGCCAgtatgaagatcaagcatcagttcacctcggtagaacacccacaagcgaATGGACAAGCCGAGGTAGCCAATAAAGTTATACTGGCAGGGTTGAAGAAAAGGTTgcaagatgcaaagggagcATGGGCTGAAGAGCTTCCTCAAGTACTATGGGCTTATCGGACCACACCTCAGTtcgccacaggagaaacacctTTCCGACTTGCTTATGGCGTAGAAGCTATAATACCAGttgaaatcaatgagcaaagtcTGAGGGTAAGCTTCTACGACGAGGTTGGCAatgtacaggggcacaaagaagAACTTGAACTACTCCCTGAAGTTCGAGAAcaagcccagataagagaagtagcactgaagcaaaggatgacaaacagatacaacaaaaaagtcattcgaagaagcTTCGCCCCGGACGACTTGGTCTTgatcagaaatgacattggagtTAACAAGTCTGGGAATGGAAAGTTTGCTACGAGCTGGAAAGGGTCATACAAATTAATGAGGTCCTAGGaaaaggctactacaagatGATCGACTTGAACGGCACCGAACTACctaggtcgtggcatgcttgtaacatgaaaaggtactatagttaacTCCACTCtctgatgtactctttttcccgaCTTCATGGTTTTTTCCCAAAAAGAAGGATTTTTCGGAAGGGGATTTTAACGAGGCATTAAAGTGGAGGCTAAAGGGCAACAATTTTCAACCTCTTAGTAGCAAAAAGTACATTTGTGaataaataaagatctttttctaCATCTCtttataaattacttttaaGTTATTATCGTTTATCTACGAAACGtaccgacttaagctcgacaaaacgtaaAAATCCCATGCCCGACCTACGTGGTAGGCaagataaaacgacgaggtataAGTCGTTGTAAAGAGGCTATAAAAGTAGATCATGTAACTCGGAAATGTAACGACTAACAAGTCAGAAAAACCGAGAAGAATCGAAATGCATCGCAAAAATAGCCTAAGTTATGAACAATCCAAATAGGAAAATTTGAATTCACAAGGAATGCCAAAaagatataaaaagaaaaactatCAACAAAGGCAGAAGTTGTCTTTGGAAAATCCAAAAATAACTTAGACAAAACAAAGCCTGCCCAGATAAACAGTTTTTCTTCCGAAAGCAAAAAGATCAAAAGGGTTTTTATGAAAAACCTAGCGAAGGAAAAATTGCAGAAAGCATGCGCGCACCAATTAGTCTTAAAaccccttatccaaaaaagggggACAACAATTAAAAGCATTTTTTGTTAGCGGCCATAAAAGGCCAAGGAAATGTCAGGAGCAACCACCacagaaacaagaaaaagataagTTGTTCAAAGGGGGCCCACAAGCTGGGCCCCAAATAgctcaaatcaattaaaaaaagttaagaGTCGCCAGAAGTCGGATCAGTGGCAGGGAGAGAAGTCGGAGTAGCAACAGGGGAGGACGGAGCAGAATGTTCAGGATCTTGAGCGGGAACCCCAGAAGAACTCGGGAGGTCCTCATCTTGTCGCCCCTCACGAGGAGGAGACTCTActatcctctgcccccgagtcttcaggtCAGAGTCAATCTCAGATCGGGAAGGAGAAACGATGGCCCCATCCACTACAATCTTGTCAGGGTCAAGAGAAGAAAGGTCAAAGTCGGGGGTGATAACTCCGACCTGCTCCTTAAAGACCCTCCAAGTCTCCTCCGAACCTTCAGCCACCGAATCCTCCAAGTCCTGGAAAGCCTCCCGACATCCTGCCAGCTCCTTCTTCAAGTCAAGGTTCTCCCCAAAGAGCCTGACATAATTCTACTCCGCCTTCTCCTTAAGGCCCTCCGCCATGGCACACTGGCCCATCAGCTTCTTCTCCCTTTCCTGGAGCTGAGTCTTCTCCTCCCTCAACTCGGCGACCTCCTCCTTTAGCCTTTTCTCCTCCTCCTGATAAAGGAAGATCCTCCCATCTAGATCCTCAACATTTTGGGTAGAACCCAAAGAGTTAAGGGGAGTCTTctccaaaatatcaagaaaTTTTGTGCATACTCCAGCCGTCTGAACACTCCCCTGAACTAAGAAATTAAGATGGTTTCGAATGTAAATATCATCCATATTAATTCGAGTATAGGGATAGATGTGATTCCGAACAAATTTGGGACCATAAAAATTAGCATCCCCAGAAAAAGAAGAGCCAGACTTCGAAGTCTTGCACTTCTTCTTTTCGGGTTCAGGGGAAGATCGGGgcggaggaggaggaagagaagaggcagaagaaagagagggaaaggtaTTTATAAACACATCAGGGGCAAAATAGTAAAACGAGGCTATTATTAAAGATATGCGCCGTTACCAATGTAACTACTCCCCACGTGTAAATACGAAATCCCTAATTGACGCGACGTTTGATTAGATGCGActgttgaaaatttttaaatcacgTCGGTTCCTACTTCATGTTGGCTACAAGTCCGAGTTCAAATACTCGAGTCCAACTCATAATTAAAAGAGATCGGACTTGAGTAGggacactgttcataccctggcccaacaTTAAGGCACAGGTCCAAATGAGCCAAAAAAGGCCCAATCTAAAGATTGGCCTTCGCTACTTACCGACCTCCTCAAACGAGGTCGGGTTCGACACACACTCCACTTCAAGGAAGTCGAGATCgaagattagctggcagataaccctcattcaaataaataactgcccctaaaatctctcaacccacttctAGGAGTCATTTCTCCACTTCTCTAAGATAAATGGACAATTATCCTCCTTAAAAGGTGaaactactccaacggtggttattggttcaccactataaatacactgacacccctcaggtatctctaagttccaatactcTCAAAACTTGCTTAGCCCCTTACTGAATTAGGCATtagagtgtctttgcaggtaccaccccccattccttCATACCCACAAGTCGGACGGCGGTTCCCTAATGCTAACCCAGTCAAAGACCTCCTTCTTCAGGTGATTGGACCAACCTAACAAGTCCAGCCcgttaatctccggttacctatcgtaacaataataatgatgGAGGAGAATgataaaaaggaaagaagatacAAAATTCCAATAAGAAGAGGAATAAtatgaagaaggaaaagaaaataaaaaaaaaagaaacacatAACTTGATTAATTTGGATGTAAAATTGATTGGAAGTGGAGAATTACTCTATTTTGTGCCCCAATGCATCAATATGAAGATATGTATAAccaattatttatcttttctcTATTTTTGGGTAAGCCATTGGATTTTTTTTCAAGTCCAATGAAATAGACCATATTTGTTTTCTTCGTGTTTTTTGGtcatgaaattaatttcttcttCAGTGCCACAATCGATATTTCTCGAAATAACTAGTGGGCTTATAGCTTGTGAATGGATTCAGGCCTAAATATAGGTCCAGCCCAACATTACCGAAAGCAACACAACGCCTGCATCCAAGCAACGACGTCGTTTCGAACAAGTTGTTACGACTGTGGTGTTAGTTATTTTTAACTCAGCTGGAACCTGGAAGCTACAAGCAGAATCGCCAAGAGCTAccataaccaaaaaaaaaaaaaaggaaggttCGAGACACAAATAAAACGAATACAAGAAATGTTGCGATCGTTGGTTGCAAAACCTCACAGTTCCCAATGCTTTATCTTCAACCTCTCGCAGAAGTTACTTCACGGAAACGGCGCAGCTCAATTCCGAGCAACGCGCGCATTCACGCCGCGTTCAGTTGCCGGGGTGTCGCCGCCGTCGAAGGCGATCGTGTACGAGGAGCACGGGCAACCCGACGCGGTGACGAAGCTGGTGGAGTTTCCAGGTGTGGAAGTGAAGGAGAATGATGTGTGCGTGAAGATGCTGTGTGCTCCCATAAACCCTTCCGACATTAACAGAATACAAGGCGTGTATCCCGTCAGGCCAGAGCTACCCGCAGTTGGTGGCTACGAAGGCGTTGGAGAGGTTTACTCCGTCGGCTCCGCTGTCACTTCTCTCTCTCCTGGTGACTGGGTCATTCCTTCTCCACCGTCCTTCGGTGCGGtcttttctttctcctttcctCAATTTTAATTCACTTGATGAATAAATTCTGTTGCATTTTTTCTGTTTTGGAAATTTATGAGTTTTTAGTTTTGGTTCATTTTCAATTTTATGCTGTCTTGCGTATTTTGATTCAAGTGACTTGACACTGGTTATTCTTATGTAAACTCTTGAATTCGAGTACCTAATTTATTTATCTGAATATTTTTACTGGAACGTTTAATTTTATGAAGAAAGTTTTGGTGGTATTTCAATGGGAATGGAGTAATTGGTGAAATTCGCTTTTATGCTTCCTTCATTACTTATCAGTTATCATATTGTTTTTAAGAAAACTTTTGATTGTATGTTATTTTGGGTTTGACAGGGACATGGCAGACATACATTGTGAAAGATCAGAGTGTATGGCACAAGATAGACAAGGGCGTGCCTATGGAATATTCTGCTACCATCACTGTTAATCCCTTGACTGCTCTCCTCATGCTTGAAGACGGTGTTACTTTGAGCTCAGGCACTGCCCTTTTTGCAATtcctatattatatataattttattctgTGTTTTTCGTTAATTGATATTTATTTGTACCTGTTTAAACTTTGTGATTCTGGATATGAACAGGGGATGCAATTGTGCAAAATGGAGCTACCAGCATGGTTGGGCAGTGCGTCATTCAGCTTGCAAAATCTCGCGGTATTCGCAGCATAAATATTATAAGGGACAGGTGCTCATTTGAAGGTTCATTGCAACTTTCTGAGCTTCTGAATTGTTATTATAGATGATACTTTGCTTTTATAGTGAAAGCTTGTCCCTCTTTTTATCCATAATAAATAGTAGATAACACTGAACACTTTGTTGCTCCCTTGTGAAGATATTCTTACATTTCAAATCTTTCTACTACAGGGCTGGGGTTGATGAAGTGAAAGAAACTCTTAAGAATTTGGGTGCTGATCACGTTTTCACTGAGAATGAATTGGAAGTGAAGAATGTAAAGGGTCTCCTGGTATATATCATTACTCCTGTGGATttgatttttatctttattttttatgattagcCTTCATGGGGATGCTAGGGAAGCTGACaaaacttatttttcttttctgttgcaaaaaaaaaaaaaaaaattgatttttgaagaatTGTTATATGTATTGATTTCAAATCAACTTATTGTGTCAAATTGACATGCTAGAATGATATACCTGAACCTGCACTAGGATTCAACTGTGTTGGTGGCAATGCTGCTTCTCTGGTTCTCAAATTTTTGAGGTATGATGTGAGATGTTGGATAAAGACTGGGTTGGCCTAGAAACTCTGtacatttttcattttattccAATAATTTTATGCAGACAAGGAGGAACTATGGTGACTTATGGTGGAATGTCTAAAAGGCCTGTTACTGTGCCTACCTCAGCCTTCATATTTAAGGTATGGCAGGAACTTTTGATCATTGCCTGCGTGCCCTAAATAATGACCATGAGCCAAGGAATCCCATGTATCATGACTTATTTGTGGCGTATTCTTTCAAATGCCATGTGCCTATCTACTTAGTAGCATAGCACACTGATCGTTTATTAACTTTAACAATGATCTGGAATCTGAAAAACAAATCATATTTGCAGGAACTTTCCTTGAGGGGGTTCTGGCTGCAGAAATGGTTGAGCACAGAGAAAGCTGTAGAGAGCAGAAGAATGATAGACAAGCTTTTGGGTCTTGTACATGAGGGCAAGTTAAAATACAAGTAAGCCTTCTATCTTTAATGGGGAAAACACATTTATACTTCTCACTCAGTTGATTGACCAATTTCATTCGCTGGTCACCTTGTTTACTTTGCAGCATGGAGCTGGCTCCTTTTAGTGATTTTAATACATCATTGGATAAGGCTCTTGGAAAACTTGGGAGCCAACCTAAACAAGTGATCAAATTCTAAACGTCGGATTTTTGGAGAGGGAGTTTGCATTTGTCTCTTATCTGTCAAGTATCAACCCAAATCTTTGTAGAACCTCATTTGTATAGTACGTGGATATAGAGTTGTCTAAATAATACGTTGTCTTTCGTCAGTGTATCGTGTCTGTTTTTCATGCTTGATGCAACCAATATAGAAATTCTAATTCAAGGCCGATTACGTAAAACTGATgtgtgctatttttttattCGCGAACTACTGTTTGGCCCCTAAATGATTTTATTCTCGTATGTAACTTCTTCTATTGATGCACTAAACTAATGTCGTTATGAAATTACGTATAAAACTGAAAAACCTAAAAGCAAACAAATTGAAAGGAAATGTTTTTTTCCTCTCGAAGCATATGTGACCGTTTAAACAAATAATTCAAACACGGGGCAGGGCaggtaaaaaataattaaattttttttccaatgAAATATGAAGTAACTAATGCTTCAAATAAATGGCAGAGCAAGCCATAaaaattattgtattttttgCTGACAAATATTATTAAGCTATGATTGATCATAGAATCACCAATGAATTCTAAAATATTATCTTTGAGCTCGAAAAAATTCAGGACCTTAAAAGTTGATGAACCCTACGAATCTTTGCATTCTTTGGTCAGAATGTAGTCCACTGCCTCTTCTACACTGTCAACAACCTGCAGAAGTGAAATTCTATTATAAATAATACTCACCCCAAAGTAGTGGCAGCCATGGCCATGAAATAAATTATTGCTTATCCATTTAGTTTTAAGCAGGCTGCCTACTTCTTGTTACCATCTATGCATCTAGTATAGAAGAGAAAACGTGTTTCTccaaaaaaaagtaaaatacaaAACATAAGCCCATATCTAAGAAGAGCATGAAGGAGTTACCAGATCTGCTGGGAATTTGTGATGATTTTCCTTCCCCTTGAATACTCCAGTTCTCGTGAGAATAGAAAACCAAGGATGGCCAGTCTGAAATGCATAGTTTCATTCATAGCATCATTTGTTTGCATATAGCTTTATGTATTATACTAGTGAAGTCTAACTTCGACAGACATACCTGTCGTGCACCCCTAATGTCAACTGCAGGATTATCTCCAATCATGTAAAGTGTTTTAAAATGTTGAGCATTGTTGTGATTTTTAGCAGGGACATCATTGTAAACCAGCGGAACAAGTTGTCGTAACACAATCTCTGCATTCTGGAATACAGATGGATTAGGTTTGCCAAAACTTGTGTAATCCAGAGGTTGAGAGTGAATACTGCATACAAAGCTTTCCATGGTTAGAATTGGAGACATTATCATGGAACTAGATAAAATTGACCATAGTCTTGGTTGTCTGCTTAAAAGCTTCTTCATCAACATTCAACAGCAAGATAATTGGCAGTCTTACCTATTGAAGATGGATTCTAATGCAATCCTGAAAGCTCCCATTCCCAAACGTTCAGAAGGAAATGCAGTCTACCTTTTGCGGGACCTTGTCAGTGATCATAGTACTATATAATACTTCAACAGGATTCCACATAATCTCTATCTATCTGCAAAATTATCTGTAGCAAACATCAACCAACCTGGTATTCAAGGTCATCATTTGCAAAATATAGACTTGGTTGTGGTCCAGTATTTCTTCCGGGCAGGCCTCCTGTTTTTAATATGTCGCATAGAACCTAGATGAGAAGTCTTGGTCAGTAACCGTCTCACCGATCTACCAATCCCATTAAAATATCAAATCAAAGAACTTCAAAAATCCTAAAGTAGAgattgtttatttgttttcatttCGAGGAAAGACAAACTAAGCAATTATTCAAGTATATgatttctaaaactattaacgCTGACAACAGCTTAAGAGTATCAATGTTAAACCGAGTTGAATGTACTCATTTACGATCTTTAGCATTTCCTGTTTAGCTATGAAGTGCAAACAAAGTGATGGCCTATGGGTTGCCCAAACACAAAGACCACCTTCATTTACTCACACATAATGGCCATGAGCCCAGAACCACCTAGTAGGTAACAACAAACCCCATAAGATACCAAAATCACTTTATATTTATAAACCAATTATGTTGTTTCATGTCATTTGCAAATCACACTGCTTTGTGAAAATGAAATGGTTGCACGATGGTTAAACTTTCCATTAACTTTTTACGTTTATAGTAAAAgctatttaattaaattattattcttcataaattgtgattcaaattttatacaaataattcACATTCACATGGATCAGACACAAAATCATTGTAACCTGTATGTCCCTGCTCCAATCAACAGGGTCACTAACTATGAATGCTGCTTGAACCCTTTCAGAGAAGACATCATTCCTTGGAGTGCTCTCATTAACCTTTACATTCTTGGTAGTCCATTTCTTGTATGGGGCCAATGGATCAATATGTTCAAAGCATGATGCATATTCATCAATTGTAAGAACATTTCTGAAGGAGAAAAAGTAAATtaggagaaaaaaaataatcagGCATTATAGATGCAAATTGCTTAACAGTTCCATGAAATATCAGACTGAGACAAAGCAAACCAATCATCTAAGAAACTTACTTAAAGCCATATTCAGACATCACTGCAGCAGGTTCCCCTTTTCCCGCAGCAACAACGAGCTCATTCTCAAATCTGTAAATTGAAATTTCTATGATGATAAATCTAACAATAAGAGTAGGACTAATGGCCCCAAACTGTATGTTAACCACCTTACTGGTTCCACCGTAGTTTATTCATTTCTGCCAACAGATGATGTAATATACATACCTGCTAGCCAATTGCCTAAATGGTGAATGGCCCTGTAAAACCTGCACATTGATCACATTTATATCTGTTCAGGCCACAAACCCTTCACACATTTGAAAGAGAACTCAATGCTAAAGCACAAAAAGGCATTCGCTGGTATTTTCAGAGAGACATCTACATACAGAAAAAACAGACCAGAAAATAGCACAATACAGGGCATGAGGAAGAATGGTTGGTTATGGTTAATAAAAACACTGCAGATTTCCTAAAATACCTGTGCAGGTGAGATGTTTATACCCAATATTTGACTCAGCTCAGAGGCCCTTTTAGCTTCAGGAAAACCACCACCTGCATGAAACATAAAACTAAGATCACAATAAAAGTAGCATATCAAAATTCCCACGTACCTGAAATGCAGAAACTAACAACACACAGCACGAACGCACTATGACACAACTTCAAACATATGGCATAAAATCAGAAAGAGAACTCACCATTGGTAAGGAAGACATAAGGGATTCTGAGTCTACCTGAAAACAAAAATCAGATCAACAAATTCATCACTCCTTAAAGGCTTAAATGCCGGATAAGAAATAAATACAGAAATTTAATTACTCTAATTATTAACTATTTGTTATTATAGTTACCAGTGGAATCGTATAATCTTCTTAGCGCTGCCGGAGAACCGCCGACCGGGGAGTTTCCGAGGAGAATGACTCCATCGATGTCGAACGCAATGCCAAAGGAAGGGCTAATACAGCAACAACATCGTTACCGAACTCGAATCCGAAAACtaaagaattcaaaaagatataAATGAGAAACAGAAGGTTTCAGTTTTGACGAACCGTTGTTGCGATGGCGAAGAGAGCTGAGAAAATGAGCGAGAAGGTGCTAGAGACGAGAACGTAGTTCGCTTCCTCACTTCGCTCTGCAATGCTTTCCTGAAGAGATGGAACCTCGCCATCGTTGATTCGTTTCTGTGTTTTCCGATCACCAGAGTGAACCACCTGAGCTCAAGTTAGTTACCAGAAAACCACCGAATCATAACGGGTTCCCCAATTGAGCTTAGCCCATAAAGGAGCCCAATATGAAAATCTCATATTTAGCCCACAACACCTTCCTTCTTTGGGCTAAAAAGCTTTCAAATTCATCTCACTATagttcaaaaaatatttaagcGGTGTATTTAGGATTGGGGTTGTCCAATccattgataaaaaaaaaaaatttaagctTGGGAATCACATCTTGTGCATACAGCAACTTATTGGACAGCaacaaacccttaaatggaACTCAGTACTGCGGTGGATTAGTTCTTAATCTGTCGGACTAGGAGATACTgtgaaaa is a window encoding:
- the LOC130946897 gene encoding uncharacterized protein YKR070W encodes the protein MARFHLFRKALQSEVRKRTTFSSLAPSRSFSQLSSPSQQRPSFGIAFDIDGVILLGNSPVGGSPAALRRLYDSTGRLRIPYVFLTNGGGFPEAKRASELSQILGINISPAQVLQGHSPFRQLASRFENELVVAAGKGEPAAVMSEYGFKNVLTIDEYASCFEHIDPLAPYKKWTTKNVKVNESTPRNDVFSERVQAAFIVSDPVDWSRDIQVLCDILKTGGLPGRNTGPQPSLYFANDDLEYQTAFPSERLGMGAFRIALESIFNSIHSQPLDYTSFGKPNPSVFQNAEIVLRQLVPLVYNDVPAKNHNNAQHFKTLYMIGDNPAVDIRGARQTGHPWFSILTRTGVFKGKENHHKFPADLVVDSVEEAVDYILTKECKDS
- the LOC130946898 gene encoding enoyl-[acyl-carrier-protein] reductase, mitochondrial, whose product is MLRSLVAKPHSSQCFIFNLSQKLLHGNGAAQFRATRAFTPRSVAGVSPPSKAIVYEEHGQPDAVTKLVEFPGVEVKENDVCVKMLCAPINPSDINRIQGVYPVRPELPAVGGYEGVGEVYSVGSAVTSLSPGDWVIPSPPSFGTWQTYIVKDQSVWHKIDKGVPMEYSATITVNPLTALLMLEDGVTLSSGDAIVQNGATSMVGQCVIQLAKSRGIRSINIIRDRAGVDEVKETLKNLGADHVFTENELEVKNVKGLLNDIPEPALGFNCVGGNAASLVLKFLRQGGTMVTYGGMSKRPVTVPTSAFIFKELSLRGFWLQKWLSTEKAVESRRMIDKLLGLVHEGKLKYNMELAPFSDFNTSLDKALGKLGSQPKQVIKF
- the LOC130945704 gene encoding uncharacterized protein LOC130945704 translates to MKIKHQFTSVEHPQANGQAEVANKVILAGLKKRLQDAKGAWAEELPQVLWAYRTTPQFATGETPFRLAYGVEAIIPVEINEQSLRVSFYDEVGNVQGHKEELELLPEVREQAQIRELLSFIYETYRLKLDKT